Genomic DNA from Acetilactobacillus jinshanensis:
CGATGGCCCTTTCAAATTATTATTATTTCATGATATACTAAAGACGCTGTCCGCAATTACACCAGGTAGCAAGCGTCCTTTTTCTGAGACCTTTAATGGTTTCAAATTAAAAGTCTGAGAAGGAGGAATTATTATGACAGTATTAGCAGGTTTAGTTATTTTAATTACTTTACCAGTTAGCTATGGTGTCGTTAAAGGTATTAGTTTCGCTTACGAAGCTAAATACGCTAAGGTTTCTGCTTTACATAAAGCAGCAGCTCAACGCTAATCCCGAAATGTTACTTGTATGCGAACTAACGAACAGTTAATCCAATAACAATAAAGTTAGATTAGCAAAACATATTGCATCTCAATATGCACGGCCAGCTAGATACAAGCTGTGTCGATTCTTGAATTGCGAACAGCAAGTAACGGCTCATAGTAGCCGTTATTTTTTTTACCATTTTTACTTAAAGATTCGATGCCACCATCCTTTCAGTCGATTTGGATTGATTCCAATCCATTCAAAGAACGGTTCTTTTTTAATTTCGATTTGCATACTATTTTTATTACCAACTACTACTTTGGGTGATAAATCATTTCGATAAACTTCAGATGGCTTTACGCCGTACCGAATTCCTGAATTAACGTTTAGTCGATTAATATCAAAAAACATATTTTTATGATTATCAGGATTGGTTATGAACCAGTCTGGGTGCGATTCATATAACTTCTTCCACTTGTCACGGCCAGATTCCTGTTCATCGTTATATCTTTGTTTTGGAAAATATTTAGGTAACGGCAGTCCGCAAATTTTATAATAATGCTCAAAAATTAGTCGAGCCCCACGTAAGAAATCATATAAGCCATTACTTGTCGTATTCTGATTATTATATTTCTTCCAAAAGTTATCTGGTTCTTGATATAACAAATTGGAAAAGCGAACCACAAAGTCATCAAAAAGATTTGAATCCAATTCATCCAAAACCTTACTGTAAGCAAGTCCTGACTGCTGACGATATTTAGTGTCAAATACCTTATCATTCTCTAGATAATATGAACGACGACGGGAACGCCCAGGCAACGTATAATCAGATGAATTAGTTGTTCCAATAAAGACTGGAAATGGTAAACCGGTATCATTACATCGGTTTGTTTCATCAACGATTAAATCATTACCATAATTAGGTCGTTTAAAGAAGACAGACGGAACTTCATCAACAATGATTGGTGCAACGTTTCCAGTATTGATCCACGCTTCAATTTGTTTAATAGTTAATGATTTCTTACGGGTTACACCTTCAGGAATGATTTCACTATAGAGTTGAGGATCACTGCCATTATTAATGCCTAATAACTTAATTAAAATTCTTAGTAACGATGACTTACCACTACCACCTTGTCCACCAATGAACAGGAATTGGGGGATATCTTGACCTTCAATCTGAGGTTTAGCCTTTTGTCGAACTTCGTACAAAAATGGTGACTCAAACGCATAGAGAATAATTTCCATAATTCTAGAACAATATCGATTATCACTATCAACCGCAAAACGGTTATAGTCATCCATTAAATCTTGGATCCCGTTCAAATCGTGCCTAATTTGCTCAACACTTGCTGTAGCGCCAAACGGAATTAATTTATGATTATCTTGCTCAATAAATAATCCTGAATGATTTTTTACTCGTTGTGATGGAAAACTGAATAATTTAGCGGATCGCTGTGCAACATTTTTGCCAACGTCTTTAGCAACTTCAACGTGGACATTTTTCTTATAAGCTACTTTTAAAGATCTTGAATCTTTGATCTTAGGGACTTTAGTCC
This window encodes:
- a CDS encoding phospholipase D-like domain-containing protein: MEKSKQMDLFNNRKPHKYDPLYIIQDGEKVHLSASQIFDSDKYDQFLGVTYAVLSKFINQYITKFNDIKLVIGNDGSKNDNKVYQSFSSVNQNVFNSLKNVLRHRMTDLYQDLNDYAKKLLTAKNFELYTPLTAVIHSKFYLMNNSKTGDNRIVVGSANLSDRAFNPKIKQFENIIIENNSSLFNDYKVYFDQELLPNTQPYFPKELTSLTKKKLVKKDKNGNKQQIEDASVLTPEEVKQAEKAKYVEMANELKHKLSLGLIVPKDLNELKMMRQKLQAMDKMDKKNEDTKNITLKLETEMINPRTKVPKIKDSRSLKVAYKKNVHVEVAKDVGKNVAQRSAKLFSFPSQRVKNHSGLFIEQDNHKLIPFGATASVEQIRHDLNGIQDLMDDYNRFAVDSDNRYCSRIMEIILYAFESPFLYEVRQKAKPQIEGQDIPQFLFIGGQGGSGKSSLLRILIKLLGINNGSDPQLYSEIIPEGVTRKKSLTIKQIEAWINTGNVAPIIVDEVPSVFFKRPNYGNDLIVDETNRCNDTGLPFPVFIGTTNSSDYTLPGRSRRRSYYLENDKVFDTKYRQQSGLAYSKVLDELDSNLFDDFVVRFSNLLYQEPDNFWKKYNNQNTTSNGLYDFLRGARLIFEHYYKICGLPLPKYFPKQRYNDEQESGRDKWKKLYESHPDWFITNPDNHKNMFFDINRLNVNSGIRYGVKPSEVYRNDLSPKVVVGNKNSMQIEIKKEPFFEWIGINPNRLKGWWHRIFK